A single region of the Gracilibacillus caseinilyticus genome encodes:
- the spoIIIAG gene encoding stage III sporulation protein AG, whose amino-acid sequence MPGWMEKFLSNLKAKDKKPTKMQYIALLVLIAVFVLLVSNIFSDNDENQSLNQPQTMIESSNNNDNNSTPSPVEGSNASSKISDLETSYEKDLVPLLEKINGVSEVEVMVNLDATNEQVYQKNLVIGSQITSETDQNGGTRKIEDESREQTVVVIRQGEQEVPLLVQTKRPEVRGVLVVANGVDNLEVKKWVLDAVSKVLDVPAHRISIMPKSK is encoded by the coding sequence GTGCCTGGATGGATGGAAAAGTTTCTTTCAAATTTAAAAGCAAAAGATAAAAAACCTACAAAAATGCAGTATATTGCATTACTTGTATTAATAGCGGTTTTTGTTTTGTTAGTTAGCAACATTTTTAGTGATAATGATGAAAATCAATCATTAAATCAGCCACAAACCATGATTGAATCGTCAAACAATAATGATAACAATAGCACACCATCACCAGTTGAAGGCTCTAATGCTAGCTCTAAAATCTCGGATCTGGAAACGTCTTATGAAAAAGATTTAGTACCTTTACTTGAGAAAATAAACGGGGTATCTGAAGTAGAAGTAATGGTCAATCTCGATGCTACCAACGAACAAGTCTATCAAAAAAATTTAGTAATCGGATCACAAATCACCAGCGAAACTGATCAAAATGGTGGAACAAGAAAAATCGAAGATGAATCTAGAGAACAGACAGTAGTCGTTATTCGGCAAGGAGAACAAGAAGTACCATTATTAGTTCAGACGAAACGTCCGGAAGTTCGAGGGGTATTAGTGGTTGCAAATGGCGTGGACAATCTCGAGGTGAAGAAGTGGGTATTAGACGCAGTATCCAAAGTATTAGATGTTCCAGCACATCGGATATCGATAATGCCCAAAAGTAAATAA
- a CDS encoding SpoIIIAH-like family protein: MLRKQTVWLLTMLSLMIVLSVYYLNAPNEGDLAYNIEDQSEDQTTSLDQVSNETESGTEGANVTEQSSEELDTSSISTDEYFAAVRMEITNQRSYEKERLEDIVASSEATSEEKNEAYEAMKEIETLDMKESTLEEELKSAKGYEEVLVRNMEDNNLVVTVQADSLSAADANDIIQQAKEEFGEIKIDVVYQAQ, from the coding sequence ATGTTAAGAAAACAAACTGTTTGGTTATTGACTATGTTAAGTTTAATGATTGTATTAAGTGTGTATTATTTGAATGCACCGAATGAAGGGGATTTAGCTTATAATATTGAGGATCAATCAGAAGATCAAACAACGTCTCTTGATCAAGTAAGCAATGAGACAGAGTCCGGTACCGAAGGAGCAAATGTTACAGAACAGTCGAGTGAAGAGCTAGATACATCCTCTATTAGTACGGATGAATATTTTGCAGCTGTGAGAATGGAGATTACGAATCAAAGAAGCTACGAAAAAGAGAGATTAGAAGATATTGTCGCATCGAGCGAAGCTACTTCTGAGGAAAAAAATGAAGCGTATGAAGCGATGAAAGAAATCGAGACATTAGACATGAAAGAATCCACTTTGGAAGAAGAATTAAAATCAGCAAAAGGTTATGAAGAAGTATTGGTTCGTAATATGGAAGATAACAACCTTGTAGTAACAGTCCAAGCAGATAGTTTATCAGCTGCAGATGCAAATGATATTATCCAACAGGCAAAAGAGGAGTTTGGTGAAATCAAAATTGATGTTGTCTATCAAGCCCAATAA